From the Carya illinoinensis cultivar Pawnee chromosome 4, C.illinoinensisPawnee_v1, whole genome shotgun sequence genome, one window contains:
- the LOC122306328 gene encoding uncharacterized protein LOC122306328, with amino-acid sequence MHREVKQQNSNRPEGRTAVATSNQVWQPPEWPMFKVNVDAAFDKSLNRMGMGIIVRDSEGKIQACLTAPKEWVFSAAQAERAALQRAMFMCFEMGMHQVIFEGDAKVVIDAINSKEMDSSWHGQETEDLQQWMAAHPFWRLFFVYRSANQAAHAAAKEAIKDSCENFG; translated from the coding sequence ATGCATAGGGAGGTTAAACAGCAGAACAGCAACAGACCTGAAGGAAGAACAGCTGTAGCAACATCAAACCAAGTTTGGCAGCCTCCTGAGTGGCCTATGTTCAAAGTTAATGTCGATGCAGCTTTTGACAAGTCCTTAAACAGGATGGGGATGGGCATCATTGTGAGAGACAGTGAAGGTAAGATCCAAGCATGCTTAACAGCTCCTAAAGAGTGGGTCTTCTCAGCTGCACAAGCAGAAAGAGCAGCTTTGCAAAGGGCTATGTTTATGTGTTTTGAGATGGGTATGCATCAAGTCATTTTTGAGGGGGATGCCAAAGTTGTTATCGATGCAATCAATTCCAAGGAGATGGATAGTTCGTGGCATGGCCAAGAAACTGAGGACCTTCAACAATGGATGGCGGCTCATCCATTTTGGAGACTATTTTTTGTATATAGATCAGCAAACCAAGCTGCCCACGCTGCAGCTAAGGAAGCTATTAAGGACTCTTGTGAAAATTTTGGCTAG